One Tumebacillus sp. BK434 genomic window carries:
- a CDS encoding GntR family transcriptional regulator encodes MLKKNIPIPLYYQLKERLTQTIREGELPPGALMPSERELSDRYGISRMTVRQALGEMVKEGLLVREQGKGTFVAEPKIDQPLLRLTSFSEDMRSRGMKPDSRILAIYTEEAGPKVAAALRLEQNRQVLVLERVRLADSKPMAFEVSHLPLARFPELEQEDLHSVSLYTLLEEKHGLQIKFARQVIEVGLSDRSNSEALGISVKSPVLLIERVTFDGDEQPFEYVSSVYRGDRYKLQVELHR; translated from the coding sequence ATGTTAAAGAAGAATATTCCAATTCCGTTGTATTATCAGCTCAAAGAACGGTTGACCCAGACGATCCGCGAAGGAGAATTGCCGCCCGGAGCGTTGATGCCGTCGGAACGCGAACTGAGCGACCGCTACGGGATCAGCCGGATGACCGTTCGGCAGGCGTTGGGCGAGATGGTCAAAGAGGGCCTGCTGGTGCGCGAGCAGGGCAAGGGGACATTTGTCGCCGAGCCGAAGATCGATCAGCCGCTCCTGCGTCTGACCTCGTTTAGCGAAGACATGCGCAGCCGCGGGATGAAGCCCGACTCGCGCATCCTCGCCATCTATACTGAGGAAGCGGGGCCAAAGGTCGCTGCGGCGCTGCGGCTGGAGCAGAATCGCCAGGTGCTGGTGCTGGAGCGCGTCCGCTTGGCCGATTCCAAGCCGATGGCGTTTGAGGTGTCACATCTGCCTCTTGCCCGCTTCCCGGAGCTGGAGCAGGAAGACCTGCATTCCGTTTCGCTGTACACCTTGCTGGAGGAGAAGCATGGCCTGCAGATCAAGTTTGCCAGACAAGTGATCGAAGTGGGGCTGTCCGACCGCTCGAATTCGGAAGCGCTCGGCATCTCCGTCAAATCGCCCGTGCTGTTGATTGAGCGCGTGACGTTTGACGGGGACGAACAGCCGTTCGAATATGTCAGCTCGGTGTATCGGGGCGACCGCTACAAACTTCAAGTAGAACTCCATCGGTAG